The sequence below is a genomic window from Gossypium hirsutum isolate 1008001.06 chromosome A11, Gossypium_hirsutum_v2.1, whole genome shotgun sequence.
TTTGTCTGTATATGGTTTTGGACTTGTACATGTAATACATAGTCCTAGATTCTATGTTTACGTTTTTGTGTATTTGTTTATGCAAGTTGGTgatgatttttattatattttttccaTACTTCTGAAGTTAGGTTgtatacttcttttttttttttgtagaattgAATATGGCTTCTTATAAACCCAAGAATATCCTGATAACTGGGGCTGCTGGGTTTATTGCATCTCATGTTGCCAATCGGCTTGTTCGGAACTACCCTGAGTACAAGATCGTTGTACTTGATAAGCTTGATTACTGCTCAAACACAAAAAACCTCTTTCCTTCCAAGTTATCCCCAAGCTTTAAGTTTGTGAAGGGGGACATTGAAAGTGCTGATCTTGTTAACTATCTTCTTATCACGGAGTCTATTGACACAATAATGCACTTTGCGGCACAAACTCATGTTGATAATTCATTTGGGAACAGTTTCGAGTTTACGAAGAACAATATTTATGGCACTCATGTCCTACTTGAAGCTTGCAAAGTCACTGGTCAGATTAGGAGGTTCATCCATGTTAGCACCGATGAGGTTTACGGGGAGACGGACGAGGATGCAGTTGTTGGAAACCATGAAGCTTCCCAACTTCTCCCAACAAACCCATATTCTGCAACAAAAGCTGGTGCTGAAATGCTTGTTATGGCATATGGGAGGTCATATGGATTACCAGTAATTACGACCCGTGGAAACAATGTTTATGGTCCCAATCAGTTTCCGGAAAAATTAATTCCCAAGTTTATCTTATTGGCAATGAGGGGGAAGACTCTTCCAATTCATGGGGATGGTTCTAATGTGAGGAGTTATTTATACTGTGAGGATGTTGCTGAAGCATTTGAAGTCATTCTTCACAAGGGTGAAGTTGGTCGTGTTTATAATATTGGCACGAAGAAAGAAAGGAGAGTGATTGATGTAGCCAAAGATATATGCAAACTTTTCTCGATGGATCCTGAGACAAGCATCGAGTTTGTCGAAAACAGACCGTTCAATGACCAGAGGTATTTTCTTGATGATCAGAGATTGAAGAACTTGGGATGGTCCGAGCGAACTGTATGGGAAGACGGGTTGAAGAAGACCATAGAATGGTACACTCAAAACCCTGATTGGTGGGGTGACGTGACTGGTGCGTTGCTTCCTCACCCGAGAATGTTGATGATGGCTGGAAGTACACACTTCGATTCCGAGGACAGCAAAGAGACATCATATGTAAGTGGTCCCAATCAGACCCGAATGGTGGTTCCAACCCCCAAGGGTGGTAGCTCTCCCCAAAAACAATCCTTGAAGTTCTTGATCTATGGCAGGACCGGCTGGATAGGTGGTTTACTTGGTCAGTTATGCGAGAAACAAGGTATTGCCTTCGCATATGGAAAAGGACGCTTGGAAGATCGTTCATCACTCAATGCAGATATTCAAAATATAAAGCCGACCCATGTGTTTAATGCTGCTGGTGTTACAGGCAGACCTAATGTTGATTGGTGTGAATCTCACAAAACAGAAACAATTCGTGCCAATGTGGCTGGTACTTTAACCTTGGCAGATGTTTGCAGAGACCATGGGCTGTTGATGATGAATTTTGCTACCGGGTGTATATTTGAGTATGATGCTGCACATCCTCAGGGCTCTGGCATTGGATTTAAAGAGGAAGATAAACCCAATTTCATTGGTTCCTTCTATTCAAAAACCAAGGCTATGGTAACTACTTTAGATATCTTTCATTTGATTCTAGTTTTGTTTGTGTGCTCATAAACTATCTCCAATATTTTCCAGGTTGAAGAGCTGTTCAAAGAGTATGACAATGTCTGCACCCTTAGAGTTCGAATGCCAATCTCATCTGACCTAAACAATCCACGCAACTTCATCACCAAGATTTCACGCTACAACAAAGTGGTCAACATTCCCAAC
It includes:
- the LOC107885961 gene encoding trifunctional UDP-glucose 4,6-dehydratase/UDP-4-keto-6-deoxy-D-glucose 3,5-epimerase/UDP-4-keto-L-rhamnose-reductase RHM1-like encodes the protein MASYKPKNILITGAAGFIASHVANRLVRNYPEYKIVVLDKLDYCSNTKNLFPSKLSPSFKFVKGDIESADLVNYLLITESIDTIMHFAAQTHVDNSFGNSFEFTKNNIYGTHVLLEACKVTGQIRRFIHVSTDEVYGETDEDAVVGNHEASQLLPTNPYSATKAGAEMLVMAYGRSYGLPVITTRGNNVYGPNQFPEKLIPKFILLAMRGKTLPIHGDGSNVRSYLYCEDVAEAFEVILHKGEVGRVYNIGTKKERRVIDVAKDICKLFSMDPETSIEFVENRPFNDQRYFLDDQRLKNLGWSERTVWEDGLKKTIEWYTQNPDWWGDVTGALLPHPRMLMMAGSTHFDSEDSKETSYVSGPNQTRMVVPTPKGGSSPQKQSLKFLIYGRTGWIGGLLGQLCEKQGIAFAYGKGRLEDRSSLNADIQNIKPTHVFNAAGVTGRPNVDWCESHKTETIRANVAGTLTLADVCRDHGLLMMNFATGCIFEYDAAHPQGSGIGFKEEDKPNFIGSFYSKTKAMVEELFKEYDNVCTLRVRMPISSDLNNPRNFITKISRYNKVVNIPNSMTVLDELLPISIEMAKRNLRGIWNFTNPGVVSHNEILEMYKTYIDPKFKWENFTLEEQAKVIVAPRSNNEMDASKLKKEFPELLSIKESLIKYAFEPNRRT